Part of the Microcebus murinus isolate Inina chromosome 19, M.murinus_Inina_mat1.0, whole genome shotgun sequence genome, ctgtttcctcACTGGAGTCCATGATCTACCAATTTATAAAAGGACTCAGCAAtggtttctattatatttctatctCATTTACCCCAAAATCTAAATATGGTAGAAAAGACTTGACATCTGGCCCCTTGTAAAAAATAACTATTGACATATGAAGATAAGAAGGTGACACTATTTCCAAATGACATTTATCCAGAGTACACATGATTGAGCAGAGAGTTAGGGATGTAAACACAATTTAATACCTTTAGCCTCACCTAGTGAGCATGTTCCTAGCTCAGTACAATTAATGAGGTTAGGATACATGAGGTGTTTGACATAAATGACCTTATTTAATCACCATCACCACAACTTGACAAAGTGAATATTATTTCTCAACTCTATAGATGATGAAATTTTGTCATTCAGCAAAGCTTGGTAGATTTCCAAGGTCATACAACTAGTAATGGTGGCTCTGGGGATTGAGACAGATCCGTGAAAACCCAAAGGTGATTATCTTAGTCCCTACGTGGCATCACACACGTTTCCCAACAAAGACACCACCCCAGCTTGGGTGGGAGATAAAATACAGCATCTTTGAATTTTCTCTAACGGAAGGCTTGTTGCTAACTGATACCCCTAAGATTGTATCTTTTCAAAGTTGCCAAATACCGAAGCCAGAATTATACAACTCGAGTGGCAGGTCTTTATTAGCAGAGCTGGTCCCAAAAGAGCACAAGGAAGAGAAGGGACAATTACTTTCCCTTGTCTCCAATGAGGCTCTCGGGGAATGTAGCCCTAGTGGCCATGGAGGCTGCAGTATTTAGCTTGCCCTGTGATTCTTCCAAACATCCTTCCTGCACCGAGCACTGGGTCTGTGCATTGCAGCTCTCCATTCATGCAGACTAGCCTGGAACCCCCAGTGATGAGTGCCTCTCCCTCAGCCAGTAACCGCTGGCCAGGTCTGAAAAAGTGAAGCCAGATGACAGTGATGATTGCCATTCTTTCTGCGTAAGAGTCAGATCAGTGGCACTACATCAATAACTGGTTGTCATGGGGACGTCAAAGGGACACTCCTCCCTCTCTTTTAAGTGGAGCCATGGAAACTATCCTGAGATCCTCAGCAGTTCCTCACAATCGCTCAGTAATGACCAGTACCTGCCTTGATTGTTTATGAGCTCCAGAGCTGTGGGGAACAAAAATTGGGTGAGTTTTTACCCACACCTGTGGGTCATTTccactttaattttataaactggACTCAGAACACTGGGTCTTCCTCTGTAATGTCCTCTGTAAACATGAGCCCAGAAAGTAGCATCAGCAACAATTTTATCATCACTGCCTGAGAGCAAAATTCACCACCATTTCCCAAGTTTTTGCATTTATCCTTCTTTGTCCACCTCCGGGCCCAGGATCCCAGGCTGATGAGAGGCACAAACCAGTCGAGTGTCTCCGAGTTTGTCCTCCTGGGACTCTCCaggcagccccagcagcagcagctcctctTCGTGCTCTTCCTGAGCATGTACCTGGCCACGGTCCTGGGAAACCTGCTGCTCATCCTGGCGGTCAGCACCGACTCCCGCctgcacacccccatgtacttcttcctcggCAACCTGTCCTTCGTGGACGTCTGcttctcctccaccaccacccccaagaTGCTAGCCAATCATGTGCTTGGGATCCAGACCATCTCCTTCTCTGGTTGCTTCACACAGTTATATTTTCTCAGTGTGCTTGCAGGCATGGACAATTTCCTCCTGGCtgtgatggcctatgaccgctttGTGGCCGTGTGCCACCCCTTACATTACATGACAAAGATGACCCATCAGCTCTGTGTCCTGCTGGTCGCTGGGTCATGGGTCGTTGCCAACCTGAGTGCTCTGTTGCACCTCCTGCCTCTGGCTCGACTCTCATTCTGTGCAGACAACACCATCCCCAACTTCTTCTGTGATGTGACTCCTCTCCTGAAACTCTCTTGCTCGGACACGCACCTCAATGAGATGATGATTCTTATTGCAGCAGGGCCTATAATGATTGCGCCATTTATTTGCATCCTGGTGTCATATGTCTTTATTGCTTGTGCTGTCCTGAGAGTACCATTAACAAAGGGAATATGgaaagccttctccacctgtggCTCCCACCTGGCTGTCGTGTTCCTCTTCTATGGCACCATCATTGCTTTGTATTTAAACCCCTCGTCCTCTCACTCAGCTGAGAAAGACACTACAGCTACAGTGTTCTATACAGTGGTGACGCCCATGCTAAACCCTTtcatctacagcctgaggaacagGGATTTGAAAAGGGCCCTGGGAAAGGTGATTGGCAGGAAGACATGCTCTTAGTGGTGTTAAGTGCTGTGGACCCAGCACATCATTCCCTGGCACAGAATCTTTGCCAACTCGTTGAAATACAGCAATCTAATGATTAATATGTCTTCGAGGAACTTAGAATAAACATGCTCAGTAGATATCTGTCAGTGAAGTCTGACTTAACAACAACCCTGCTCTCTTAAGCAGGTTATGGTATTTGTTTctaatgattatattttaaattcttttacatACAAGACAAATTTTTCCTTTCTAAGTGATGTCTTTGAAAGGCtacatgttacaaatattttggcACTCCTTTTTGTAAATGTTCTTAGAATCTACAGCAGTGGTTTTCAGTCCTGACTGCGTGTTAACATAACCTGGGTGCTTTGAAAACACATACAGCTGGTTTCCCAACAAGGTTGTTTTGTACAACGTTGTTTCATTACGACAGTGATGAGAGAAAAGATGGATTCCTGCCTGGGGCACTGTGTGTGGAGTTCACATGTTCTCCCCACGTCTACATGGGCCTTTCTGGTTTCCTGTCACATCCCAAAGATGGTCATGTGAGATGAGCTAGCGTGTCTACATTGTTCCAGTAGGAGGCGGTGTGGCCTGTGATGGAAGGCTGTCCTGTCTGGGGTGATTCCTGCCTTGCACCCTGGGCTGCCGGATAGGCTCCAGCCACCCATGACCCTGACTAGCTGGAATGGGGTAAATAGttatcttacttgttttcattaatctttcttaaatgtatgtatagctcacatgtatttgaatgtttaatattgcaagtgttttggtctttattaaACATTTGGTAGTGTTTTTGTGACCAAAAATGTGCTGTGGAAATAAGTCTCATCTGTATCAGCTAGCCTTTGGTAAAATTGGTTCCGTCATATGTCATTTTGCTTATGGTCACAGCTTCCAAGAACCTGTGCACAGTTGCTGTACCACATCTCAACTGGTtatatcagaatctctgggatGGCCCTGGGTGGtggtatttttctcctttaagttCCCCAGGGGGTTCTGTGCATCTTCTGAGCTGACAGTCACACTGCACTGGATGTTTCATGATTGCTTTTCACAAAGAGGGAGTCTGTGGGCCATGCGCTGTGCTGAGAAGGTTGGTTCTTTTGCCCTAATTTACACTCTTGGGCCTCACAGACGATCCTAagaacaattcataagttttcagTGTCTCAACATCCTCCTTGACTGCCTGACCTTACAGGGGCATATTGAACATAACGTGTGCCTTTGATTTTGAAACAACATGTCCACATTTGCGATTCTGTCTATCCAGGATACctctctgtcttctccctgtgtagTAAGTTCTCCCTGACCTTCCAGACTCAAGTCTTCTGCTCTGTGAATCGTTTGCTGATTCCTCTAGACTGAGACTGTCATTCCCTCTCCTGGATTCCCCCAGAAAGATTCTCTTTGATTATTGGACATGTACGGCTGCCTAGTCTGTTCATTGCTTGGTGCTGTCCTGACTCTGGCTTCATCCTCAAGACCCTACAGATGTGAGGTGTTGGGACTCACCTGTCTCCTGTGCACCTTGGAAGCACCACACAAAGCTCAACTCCCGACACAAATTACACACGCAACCCACTTTTACTGAATAAGTGAAGGAATGAACATCGTCTTAACTTTCAACTTGACATCCTTAATTGGGCAATAGGCTTAACAATCATATTCCAGGAATCATAATACAATATTTACATACTgcaaaagatttcaaaatatctgAGAAAATCTGTAAAAGcactattaaaaacataaaataattgtaaGCAAAGTTGGCCTcaagttatatataatattttgtgagATCATATTTTGTGACCTCACATTTCCACTTACCATTTCCTATGTGATGTTTGTGCTTGCATGATAGTTCATAATATGGacatattctcatttatttgaCTAATCCCCAGCTTTAGCAGATTCGATTAAATTGCAGGGGATATCAGGCTCACACAACTTTGCATCTATTAACATTTCCACAGATAACAAACGTGTTAGAGCCTTTTCAACAGCAGGGGCAAAAATTGggtctgaggaaaaaaaaaaaaattgggtctGAGTTCTTTACCCAGTTATCCCACACAGTCTCTCTGGCCCTTTCTGTCATGGGCACCATATCTCCTGCTTGCTGACAAAGGCTCCCAAAGCTCCCTCACCTAATGGAGTCAGCCAGGCCCAAGGTTCATGAATGTTATACAGTCACCTTGTGTATTGTGTATGTAGTATCTTTTCCTTTAATCCTTTCTTAGCTTAAATTCTAACTGTTCAATAATAAAAGTCACTCCCTAGGCTTTCTCGTGTTTTGGGCTTGTGAGTTATACACCTGCGTGTTTTCTCCAATGCTGTCTTATTTGTGTGACTAAAGAAATGGGCTCTTTTCCTTGGTTTCAGGGGTTTCTTTTAATGGCTTTCCTGCTGCATGTActtctagtttttgttttgttttgttttgttttgatacagagtctcactctgttgcttgggctagaatgccgtggcatcagcctagctcacagcaacctcaaactcctgggctcagacgatcctcctgcctcagcttcccgagtagctaggattataagcatgtgccaccatgcccggataattttttctatatatttttagttggccaattaatttctgtttttagtagagacagagtcttactcttgctcaggttggtttcgaactcctgaccttgagccatccgacccccttggcctctcagagtgcaaagattacaggcctgagccaccgctgAAGGCCCCCTTCTGCCGGGGcctgcttttctttctgttagaaagaaaaaattggagcCCACACACTCGGGGAAAGAAGAGCCTGCCTCCACcagtttcagtttttaaaaagaatatttttcagattATACAATTTAATATTCCTTggtatagaattttttaagaaattgcagGCAATTATAGGGTAGTCCAAACTTCTAATAATTCTTCATTCAATGTGAAACCTCCATAAATAGCTTTTGTATTTCTACCTAGTCTTTTTCCAGGACCCCACCAGATGAATTTGCTCCTGCTTACCCTGGGCCCTGCTTTGATAAAATGGACGTTTCCTTTGCCTAGTAGACTTGGTGGTTGAGAGCCTCAACTCTGAGCCTAAGAGAGCATGACCggaattctttctctgcctcttactGGTGTGTGACTGTGGCCACTTTTGTCATCTAAAGTAGGAATAACTATAGCAGCTGCCCCAGAGGTGGTTATCAGGAGCAAATTCATAATGGGTTGAATGGTGTCCCCCCCAAATATGTccacctggaacctgtgaatgggACCCATTTAAAGAAAGGTTCTTTGAAGATCTAAACAAGTTAAGGATTTGGAGAAGACATCATCCTGGATTAACCTTTACTGTGAATAAGTGTCGGGAACTCATTTATGAATGAAAATTGTGGGCTGTACTCTGAACATTCTGATTCCATGGTTCTGGGGTGAGGGCCAGGGGTCTGCATTTTAAGAAGCACACTGCTAATTCTGACTCATGTGGCTCATAGGTCAAATTTTTGGGATATTGCTGTAAAGGAAACTGATTAAGCTTCCAGGATCTGACACCAAAAAATCTGAGTTAAAGTCATGACTCTACCACTTGCTAGCTGGGTATTCTAGAGAAAATGTACTAAcctttctgaatttcagtttccttatctgtaaaacaggtaTCATAATGTTGCCTACCACAGTGGATTATTTTTGTTAGAACTATAATAAATGGAAGAATGTGTGCCAACCACCTGAAATGTCACAAATGTGAGCTCTTTAGCCCACCAGCTGTTACGTTTCTGGGTCAAAGGGTGGGCAACTTATATTTGTACCATGCTGTCTCACACTTTTAGTGATGCAATTGTCCACCATACCCTTCTCTCCCGATGTACTCCAGTaggatttactttttatttcctgtatgCACTTGGATTTGTGGCCTGGGCCTGCTGTAATACCAAGAGATGTCACCACCACTGTCCTGCTATGAGCCTCCCTTGTTCCTcacttaacatatttttattcacaaCTTATAAGCCCAAGAACATTTACAAATCTGTTACCAGCATCTGAGGGGATGGTTTTCCAAGTTCTTAGtgattgtggggaaaaaaatttcaggacGAACCCTGTAAACCTGGCAAGAAATGGctttttattgaaagcaaaagtacCCTCTCACAAGAGACAGTGGGCAAGCTTGAAAAAGAGCAGCTGCATTGGGAGGAGGTGGTTTCAgatcttttatagttttagtaaTTGAGGGGAAGAATATTCAAGACCAAGAGGTtagcttttactaagaatttaggAAGTAATTCTTAGAATTGGGTTCCctatcatttttatactttacatGGTCTCAGAACcttcatggtgatttcaagggtggagaaatttaaaaaccacaatgtaaatgatataattagccaaagttcatgtaaggtgacagaGATACCTGACAAGCAGGTTGAAGTTGATTCTTGCCAGTAGTTACCGACTCCTCTAATCACCTTCGTTTAGGGGTTGTTGAACACCTGGACCCAATCTGCAAGTCCCTCCTTCTGGTCTCAGCCCTcttagtctcctactctaacaaaTCCAtctgttattttctctttcctaaggTCAGTCTTTTTGAAATAGTCCTAATatctttaaccatttttaaatgttcctctTTGGACATCCAGAAATTTTATATACCCCTCCAATTTGGGGCACTTACATCTAAATAATGGAAGGAGATCTTGGCAACTTATTTCTCCATcaaattttcacttttaagaatttaatgCATGGCCTcccgtggtggctcatgcctgtaatcctagcaccctgggaggccaaggcccggggatcactcaaggtcaggtattcgaaacagcctgagcaagagcgagaccctgtctctactaaaaaagtagaaagaaattaattgacctactaaaaaaatatgtagaaagtattttcaaggcatgatggcacatgcctgtagttccagctacttggcaggctgaggcagaggatcgcttgagcccaggagtttgaggttgctgtgagctatcctgacgccaggg contains:
- the LOC142862383 gene encoding olfactory receptor 1f45-like, whose product is MRGTNQSSVSEFVLLGLSRQPQQQQLLFVLFLSMYLATVLGNLLLILAVSTDSRLHTPMYFFLGNLSFVDVCFSSTTTPKMLANHVLGIQTISFSGCFTQLYFLSVLAGMDNFLLAVMAYDRFVAVCHPLHYMTKMTHQLCVLLVAGSWVVANLSALLHLLPLARLSFCADNTIPNFFCDVTPLLKLSCSDTHLNEMMILIAAGPIMIAPFICILVSYVFIACAVLRVPLTKGIWKAFSTCGSHLAVVFLFYGTIIALYLNPSSSHSAEKDTTATVFYTVVTPMLNPFIYSLRNRDLKRALGKVIGRKTCS